One Mycolicibacterium parafortuitum DNA segment encodes these proteins:
- a CDS encoding lipid-transfer protein — MTRDGIGGKAALVGIGQTEFSKESGRTEMQLACEAVKAAIADAGLSPKDIDGMVTFTVDENEEIEVARNVGIENLNFFTRVPHGGGAAAGTVMQAAMAVATGVAGAVVCYRAFNERSGFRFGGAGRQPGVTPLWMAPYAPFGFMTPAAWVALHAQRYMSTYGVTNADFGKISVIDRKHAANNPDAWFYGKPITLEQHQQSRWIIEPVLRLLDCCQESDGGVAMVVTSVERARDLAKPPAVITAAAQGAAYDGEVMTSYYRDDITGLPEMGVVGDKLWRDSGLKPQDISTAFLYDHFTPFVFTQLEELGFCGRGEAKDFVSVEEMSLGGRMPINTNGGLLGEAYIHGMNGITEGVRQVRGTSYNQVDDVEHVLVTSGTGVPTSGLILAPDR, encoded by the coding sequence CCGCACCGAGATGCAACTCGCCTGCGAGGCGGTCAAAGCCGCCATCGCGGATGCCGGCCTGAGTCCCAAGGACATCGACGGGATGGTGACCTTCACCGTCGACGAGAACGAAGAGATCGAAGTCGCCCGCAACGTCGGGATCGAGAACCTCAACTTCTTCACGCGGGTACCCCACGGCGGCGGGGCGGCCGCGGGCACCGTGATGCAGGCCGCGATGGCGGTCGCGACGGGCGTCGCCGGGGCCGTGGTCTGCTACCGCGCGTTCAACGAGCGCTCCGGGTTCCGGTTCGGCGGCGCCGGACGGCAACCCGGCGTCACCCCGCTGTGGATGGCCCCGTATGCGCCGTTCGGCTTCATGACGCCGGCCGCCTGGGTGGCCCTGCACGCGCAGCGTTATATGAGCACCTACGGGGTGACCAACGCCGACTTCGGCAAGATCTCGGTGATCGATCGCAAACATGCGGCCAACAACCCCGACGCATGGTTCTACGGGAAGCCGATCACGCTGGAGCAGCATCAACAGTCGCGCTGGATCATCGAACCGGTCCTGCGGTTGCTCGACTGCTGCCAGGAGAGCGACGGCGGCGTCGCGATGGTGGTCACCAGCGTCGAGCGGGCCCGCGACCTGGCCAAGCCGCCCGCGGTGATCACCGCGGCGGCCCAGGGTGCTGCCTACGACGGTGAGGTGATGACCAGTTACTACCGCGACGACATCACCGGGTTGCCGGAGATGGGCGTGGTGGGCGACAAGCTCTGGCGCGACTCGGGTTTGAAGCCGCAGGACATCTCGACGGCGTTCCTGTACGACCATTTCACCCCGTTCGTGTTCACCCAGCTGGAGGAGCTCGGCTTCTGCGGCAGGGGCGAGGCCAAGGACTTCGTCTCGGTCGAGGAGATGTCGCTGGGCGGACGTATGCCGATCAACACCAACGGTGGTCTTCTCGGTGAGGCCTACATCCACGGGATGAACGGGATCACCGAAGGCGTGCGTCAAGTCCGCGGCACGTCCTACAACCAGGTGGACGACGTCGAACACGTTCTGGTCACGTCGGGGACCGGTGTTCCGACCAGCGGCCTCATCCTCGCTCCGGACCGCTGA
- a CDS encoding TetR/AcrR family transcriptional regulator — translation MTQSVAVDTRDAIISAAFGCFRTRGLAKTTIVDIARAAGVSRSTVYEYFRDKETVVEACAEAASQRFYRNMAKAIDRHGGSTLEGRLVRAAVFVTQARQVVEPEVYFDAAEVSLMMTKNAATLLKECADFLAPYVTAARLTGEVRTDLDVPSATEWFARMLFSLFTTPSPTIDMRDDGAVADFVRSYVVRGFVDGPRRH, via the coding sequence GTGACTCAATCGGTGGCTGTCGACACCCGGGATGCCATCATCTCGGCGGCTTTCGGCTGCTTCCGGACCCGCGGGCTCGCCAAGACGACCATCGTGGACATCGCGCGTGCGGCGGGTGTGTCGCGCAGCACGGTCTACGAATACTTCCGGGACAAGGAGACCGTGGTCGAGGCCTGCGCGGAGGCCGCATCGCAGCGGTTCTACCGCAACATGGCCAAAGCCATCGACCGGCACGGGGGCAGCACTCTCGAAGGCCGGCTGGTCCGTGCCGCGGTTTTCGTCACCCAGGCGCGCCAGGTCGTCGAACCGGAGGTGTACTTCGATGCCGCCGAGGTCAGTCTCATGATGACCAAGAACGCGGCCACCCTCCTGAAGGAATGCGCCGACTTCCTGGCCCCCTATGTCACCGCGGCGCGGCTGACCGGCGAAGTCCGCACCGACCTGGACGTGCCGTCGGCCACCGAATGGTTCGCGCGAATGCTCTTCTCGCTGTTCACAACTCCGTCGCCGACCATCGATATGCGTGACGACGGTGCCGTCGCGGACTTCGTGCGGTCCTATGTGGTCCGCGGATTCGTCGACGGCCCACGGCGGCACTAG
- a CDS encoding cytochrome P450, translated as MSAAPPEVDSGSVEFDPFSQDFFDGAYATYRRLRDESPVYYNAKWDFWALTRYEDVAPATKDHETFSSAKGATLDMVKAHDDAIPVPKVIISMDPPQHQKMRRLVSNVFTPRAIAALEQMVYEKVYERVEALDPAGFDVVADFSALFPNEVITTMLGVPKEDRDQIRHWLDLLLERRPGEIAVPRSGYEASVNTGLYYYDLVQQRRAAPKDDMISRLIETEIERDGLVEKLTDVDITGFATMLGGAGAETVTKLVGNAMVAFADFPDQWRKLREDRSKIPAAIEELLRYEAPSQYQVRTATRDVTYYGTTIPAGAAVLLVTAAATRDERMFDAPDRLDIDRERKMGFNLAFGYGIHSCLGAALARMESRIALNALLDVIPEYEVDRDGLRRVAMSNVCGYSNVPVRRTS; from the coding sequence GTGAGTGCGGCGCCGCCGGAAGTGGACAGCGGATCCGTCGAATTCGACCCGTTCTCCCAGGACTTCTTCGACGGGGCGTACGCCACCTACCGGCGGCTGCGCGACGAGTCGCCCGTCTACTACAACGCGAAGTGGGACTTCTGGGCGTTGACCCGCTACGAGGACGTGGCGCCCGCCACCAAGGACCACGAGACCTTCTCGTCGGCCAAGGGCGCCACGCTGGACATGGTCAAGGCCCACGACGACGCGATCCCGGTGCCGAAGGTGATCATTTCGATGGACCCGCCCCAGCACCAGAAGATGCGGCGCCTGGTGAGCAACGTGTTCACCCCGCGCGCGATCGCCGCACTCGAGCAGATGGTGTACGAGAAGGTCTATGAACGCGTCGAAGCACTGGACCCGGCGGGCTTCGACGTCGTCGCCGATTTCTCCGCGCTGTTTCCGAACGAAGTCATCACGACGATGCTGGGTGTGCCCAAAGAGGATCGGGACCAGATCCGGCACTGGCTGGACCTCCTGCTCGAACGGCGGCCAGGTGAGATCGCGGTCCCCAGATCGGGATACGAGGCCTCGGTCAACACCGGCCTGTACTACTACGACCTCGTGCAACAGCGGCGGGCGGCGCCGAAGGACGACATGATCAGCCGCCTCATCGAGACCGAGATCGAGCGCGACGGGCTGGTGGAGAAACTCACCGACGTCGACATCACCGGCTTCGCGACGATGCTCGGCGGCGCGGGCGCCGAGACGGTCACGAAACTGGTAGGCAATGCGATGGTCGCGTTCGCCGACTTCCCCGACCAGTGGCGTAAGCTCCGCGAGGACCGTAGCAAGATCCCGGCCGCGATCGAGGAACTGCTGCGCTACGAGGCGCCGTCGCAGTACCAGGTTCGCACCGCCACAAGGGATGTGACCTATTACGGGACCACCATCCCCGCGGGTGCCGCGGTGCTGCTCGTCACCGCGGCAGCCACCCGTGATGAGCGGATGTTCGACGCGCCCGACCGACTCGATATCGACCGTGAACGCAAGATGGGCTTCAATCTCGCGTTCGGCTACGGCATCCACAGCTGTCTGGGCGCGGCGCTGGCGCGAATGGAGAGCCGGATCGCGCTCAACGCGCTGCTCGACGTCATCCCCGAATACGAGGTGGACCGGGACGGTCTGCGTCGCGTCGCGATGTCGAACGTCTGCGGGTACTCGAACGTGCCGGTGCGCAGAACCTCCTGA
- a CDS encoding CaiB/BaiF CoA transferase family protein: MSGDKVLSGVRVLEVAAWTFVPSAGAVLAEWGAEVIKVEPRDGGDPQRGLVTMGIVDEGGGSVNYMIEIPNRGKKSVGVDLSTPGGRDVVRELAKTSDVFLTSYLPERRRKFGIDVDDIREANPSIVYVRGSGHGPKGPDADKPGYDGVSYWARGGIATVLTEEADELVRSRPAFGDLLGGMTLAGGIAAALYKKATTGIGSVVDVSLLGLAAWNLSPDVAVSQIHGGSAIPKFGHADAPNPLVGTYRTKDGRYVQLMMLQLDKFYAEAMRVIGLPELIDDPRYADPASRYANRVSLIAALDDAFAERTLAEWRATLASLSGAWGIVQTPGELCQDPAVTANGYVAHTTTVNGAPFSLPTNPVQFDEQAVVPPGAPEHGQHTEEVLMDAGIDWETIEKLKEAGAIL, from the coding sequence ATTTCCGGCGACAAGGTGCTCAGCGGTGTTCGGGTGCTCGAAGTTGCGGCGTGGACGTTCGTGCCCTCGGCGGGTGCGGTCCTGGCCGAGTGGGGTGCGGAGGTCATCAAGGTCGAGCCGCGGGACGGTGGCGATCCGCAGCGCGGCCTCGTCACGATGGGCATCGTCGATGAGGGGGGCGGTTCGGTCAACTACATGATCGAGATCCCCAACCGCGGCAAGAAGTCCGTCGGCGTGGATCTGAGCACCCCCGGCGGCCGGGATGTGGTGCGCGAGCTGGCCAAGACCAGCGACGTGTTCCTGACCAGCTATCTGCCGGAGCGGCGCCGGAAGTTCGGCATCGACGTCGACGACATCAGGGAGGCCAATCCGAGCATCGTGTACGTGCGCGGATCCGGCCACGGTCCGAAGGGGCCGGACGCGGACAAACCCGGCTATGACGGGGTGTCCTACTGGGCGCGGGGTGGTATCGCCACCGTTCTGACGGAGGAGGCCGACGAGCTGGTCCGCTCTCGTCCGGCGTTCGGAGACCTGCTCGGTGGTATGACTTTGGCGGGCGGCATCGCCGCGGCGCTGTACAAGAAGGCGACGACGGGAATCGGATCGGTGGTCGACGTCTCGCTGCTCGGCCTCGCCGCGTGGAACCTCAGCCCCGATGTCGCGGTCAGCCAAATCCACGGCGGCAGCGCTATTCCGAAGTTCGGCCACGCCGATGCACCGAACCCGCTGGTGGGTACCTACCGTACGAAGGACGGACGCTATGTGCAGCTGATGATGCTGCAGCTCGACAAGTTCTACGCCGAGGCGATGCGGGTGATCGGCCTGCCCGAGCTGATCGACGATCCGAGATACGCCGACCCCGCCTCGCGGTACGCCAACCGCGTCAGCCTGATCGCGGCGCTCGATGACGCGTTCGCCGAACGCACACTGGCCGAATGGCGCGCGACGTTGGCGTCGCTGTCGGGGGCGTGGGGCATCGTGCAGACGCCGGGCGAGCTATGCCAAGACCCCGCTGTCACCGCGAACGGCTATGTCGCGCACACCACGACAGTCAACGGAGCCCCGTTCTCGCTGCCCACCAACCCCGTTCAGTTCGACGAGCAAGCCGTCGTTCCGCCCGGCGCGCCGGAGCACGGGCAGCACACCGAGGAAGTCTTGATGGACGCCGGGATCGATTGGGAGACCATCGAGAAGCTCAAAGAAGCCGGGGCGATCCTGTGA
- a CDS encoding class I adenylate-forming enzyme family protein: MPFPSITPTVPTLLRSCAARFADKAFLIADGQTLTYSALDQRSARLAGALLAAGIGKGDHVGILMPNSVEWAIAWFATTRIGAVAVPLNTFYKASELAWTARHADLRAILAQSGFRGHDFLARLEEALPGLAGQRTPGRLVVRQAPYLRMIAVQGQCDRPWATVFPDDSDHDAEFLTEVESCVTPADDAMIIYTSGSTGDPKAPVHTHGTLVRHTYNLTFHYGVTSDTVMFTSMPFFWVGGLITGIHAVIHHGATLVTQPAFDAAEALELIEEHRATITLGWPQQGKSLVEHPDFARRDLGSVQRTSMPAMVPAERRPQGPNALGMTELCGNHIGVDPYPAQPADRSETGGYSIEGLSHLLVDPVTGDPVPAGADGEIWVRGYSLMQRLYKREREDVFTPDGYYRTGDRGIRYADGWIRFTGRLGDLIKTGGGTNVTPGEVELALTDCEGVLEAYVVGAQDGRNGTIVAAAVVPRGDAQLDPEALRADLRGRLSAYKVPKFIWVTDKAALPFTATGKVKKSDLAQQLGDLLSRM; the protein is encoded by the coding sequence GTGCCCTTTCCTTCCATCACACCCACGGTCCCCACCCTGCTCAGGTCGTGTGCGGCGCGCTTCGCAGACAAGGCTTTCCTGATCGCGGACGGCCAGACCCTCACCTACAGCGCACTCGATCAGCGATCGGCACGGTTGGCGGGCGCGCTGCTGGCCGCGGGTATCGGCAAGGGCGACCATGTCGGAATCCTGATGCCCAACAGCGTCGAATGGGCGATCGCATGGTTCGCGACGACCCGCATCGGCGCGGTGGCGGTGCCCCTGAACACCTTCTACAAAGCCTCGGAGCTCGCCTGGACCGCGCGCCACGCCGACCTCCGCGCGATCCTGGCCCAGTCCGGATTTCGCGGCCACGACTTCCTCGCCCGACTGGAGGAGGCGCTGCCGGGGCTGGCCGGGCAGCGCACGCCCGGCAGGCTCGTCGTCCGGCAAGCGCCGTACCTGCGGATGATCGCGGTGCAGGGACAGTGTGACCGGCCCTGGGCGACAGTCTTTCCGGACGACTCCGATCACGACGCGGAGTTCCTCACCGAGGTCGAATCCTGCGTGACGCCGGCCGACGATGCGATGATCATCTACACCTCGGGCAGCACCGGCGACCCGAAAGCCCCCGTGCACACCCACGGCACGCTCGTGCGGCACACCTACAACCTGACGTTCCACTACGGCGTCACCTCCGACACGGTGATGTTCACGTCGATGCCGTTCTTCTGGGTCGGTGGATTGATCACCGGCATCCATGCGGTGATCCATCACGGCGCCACCCTGGTCACCCAGCCCGCGTTCGACGCGGCAGAGGCACTTGAGCTCATCGAGGAGCACCGCGCGACGATCACGCTGGGCTGGCCGCAGCAGGGCAAATCGCTGGTCGAACACCCGGATTTCGCGCGTCGCGATCTCGGTTCGGTCCAGCGCACCAGCATGCCGGCGATGGTTCCGGCCGAACGCCGGCCCCAGGGCCCCAACGCCCTGGGTATGACCGAGCTGTGCGGTAACCACATCGGGGTGGACCCCTATCCCGCACAGCCTGCCGATCGCAGCGAGACCGGCGGCTACTCGATCGAAGGGTTGTCGCACCTGCTGGTCGATCCGGTGACCGGCGACCCCGTCCCCGCCGGCGCCGACGGTGAGATCTGGGTGCGCGGTTACTCGCTGATGCAGCGTTTGTACAAGCGCGAGCGTGAGGACGTGTTCACCCCGGACGGCTATTACCGCACGGGTGACCGCGGAATCCGATACGCCGACGGCTGGATCCGGTTCACCGGCCGATTGGGGGATCTGATCAAGACCGGTGGCGGGACCAATGTCACGCCGGGCGAGGTGGAGCTGGCGCTGACCGATTGCGAGGGCGTTCTGGAGGCGTACGTCGTCGGCGCGCAGGACGGTCGCAACGGGACGATCGTAGCCGCGGCGGTGGTTCCCCGCGGCGACGCGCAGCTCGATCCCGAGGCGCTGCGGGCGGACCTCCGCGGCCGGCTGTCGGCCTACAAGGTTCCGAAGTTCATCTGGGTCACCGACAAAGCGGCGTTGCCGTTCACCGCCACGGGCAAGGTCAAGAAGTCCGACCTCGCGCAGCAGCTCGGCGACCTCCTGTCGCGCATGTGA
- a CDS encoding cytochrome P450, whose amino-acid sequence MTYGVKVDDPYYDPFDFDIDDDPYPVWKRLRDDAPLYHNDKYGFYALSRYSDVNRELANWEVYRSGKGTTTEIILSGVEVPPGIILFEDPPIHDFHRRLLSGVFTPRRMAAIEPLAREFCRRALEPLEGAETFDFIADLGAWMPMRTIGYLLGIPEESQVAIRRNTDRLLELRDGELADVAGDILTRQGSMLEEFIDWRYDHPSDDLMTDLVNAELEEADGSRRRLTRGEVLTYTGTVVGAGNETTTRLIGFAGQLLSDHPDQRRELATDFSLIPAAIEEVLRYEAPSPVQARYVARDVELYGQAVAEGSVMLLINGSANRDERQFPDADRFDIHRQATHLSFGRGIHFCLGAALARMQARVALEEVLSRWPDWEVDYDAARRAHTSSVRGWATLPVSV is encoded by the coding sequence GTGACATACGGGGTGAAGGTTGATGATCCGTACTATGACCCGTTCGATTTCGACATCGACGACGATCCCTACCCGGTGTGGAAACGCCTGCGTGACGACGCACCTCTCTATCACAACGACAAGTACGGTTTCTATGCGTTGAGCAGGTATTCGGACGTCAACCGTGAGCTGGCGAACTGGGAGGTCTACCGCTCCGGCAAGGGCACCACCACCGAGATCATCCTCAGCGGCGTCGAGGTGCCGCCGGGCATCATCCTGTTCGAGGACCCGCCGATCCACGACTTCCACCGCCGGCTGCTCTCAGGTGTGTTCACGCCACGGCGCATGGCCGCCATCGAGCCGCTGGCCAGAGAGTTCTGCCGGCGCGCGTTGGAGCCGCTGGAGGGCGCCGAGACGTTCGACTTCATCGCCGACCTCGGCGCGTGGATGCCGATGCGCACCATCGGCTACCTGCTGGGCATCCCCGAGGAGAGCCAGGTCGCGATCCGGCGCAACACCGACCGGCTCCTCGAGCTTCGCGACGGTGAACTGGCCGACGTGGCCGGTGACATCCTGACGCGGCAAGGTTCGATGCTGGAGGAGTTCATCGACTGGCGCTACGACCACCCGTCTGACGACTTGATGACGGACCTGGTGAACGCCGAGCTCGAGGAAGCCGACGGCAGCCGCAGGAGATTGACCCGCGGCGAGGTATTGACCTACACAGGCACCGTCGTGGGCGCCGGGAACGAGACGACGACGAGACTGATCGGCTTTGCCGGACAACTGTTGTCGGACCATCCGGACCAACGTCGGGAACTGGCAACCGATTTCAGCCTGATCCCCGCGGCGATCGAGGAGGTGCTGCGTTACGAGGCACCGTCGCCCGTGCAGGCGCGGTACGTCGCGCGGGATGTCGAACTCTACGGACAGGCGGTCGCAGAGGGCTCGGTGATGCTGCTGATCAACGGATCGGCGAATCGGGACGAGCGACAGTTCCCGGACGCGGACCGGTTCGACATCCATCGGCAAGCCACCCACCTGTCCTTCGGACGCGGCATCCATTTCTGCCTCGGAGCCGCACTCGCGCGAATGCAGGCGCGGGTCGCGCTGGAGGAGGTGCTCAGCCGTTGGCCGGACTGGGAAGTGGACTACGACGCGGCCCGGCGCGCGCACACCAGCAGCGTCAGAGGCTGGGCCACGCTTCCGGTGTCGGTGTGA
- a CDS encoding fatty-acid--CoA ligase: protein MGSAAVRNVIFAVEFRIGESERVGPVLARHEESLRDLDARYAFVYESVVDPGKVLVVIGIRTAQPLLDLLRSPYFFEWFDAVGVQDLPAVFVGELVERFDLGEPPTPGTGVVVAAVARVQNVEVFMTRVRDSLSGFAHSGIRRTLVYRAFDTPREVLFLHQLATARTAMQWVNHSDVAAEWLASAGVGAYPPVFVGRFVHAMRLAETAGTDLH, encoded by the coding sequence ATGGGCTCAGCCGCCGTTCGTAACGTCATCTTCGCCGTCGAGTTCAGGATCGGCGAGTCCGAGCGCGTCGGGCCGGTACTCGCCCGGCACGAGGAGAGTCTTCGCGATCTCGATGCCCGATATGCGTTCGTGTACGAATCGGTGGTGGACCCGGGCAAAGTCCTGGTCGTCATCGGTATCCGAACCGCACAGCCGCTGCTCGACCTTCTCCGCTCGCCCTACTTCTTCGAGTGGTTCGACGCGGTCGGTGTCCAGGATCTTCCCGCCGTGTTCGTTGGCGAGCTCGTCGAGCGCTTCGACCTCGGCGAACCCCCCACACCGGGTACCGGCGTGGTGGTCGCCGCCGTCGCCCGGGTCCAGAATGTCGAGGTTTTCATGACCCGGGTACGCGATTCGCTGTCCGGGTTCGCCCACTCGGGCATTCGCCGAACGCTCGTATACCGCGCCTTCGACACCCCTCGCGAGGTGCTCTTCCTCCACCAGCTTGCGACCGCGCGCACCGCGATGCAGTGGGTCAACCACTCCGACGTCGCCGCCGAGTGGTTGGCATCGGCCGGCGTCGGCGCCTATCCGCCCGTCTTCGTCGGCCGGTTTGTCCACGCGATGCGGCTGGCCGAGACGGCCGGGACGGATCTGCACTGA
- a CDS encoding (2Fe-2S)-binding protein: protein MYVCLCLGITIETVSDAVAGGARTTRQVADACGAGSDCGRCRRTIISIIRSAAAESDSGRRRTV, encoded by the coding sequence ATGTATGTCTGCCTGTGTCTCGGCATCACGATCGAAACGGTCTCCGACGCCGTCGCCGGCGGCGCCAGGACGACCCGGCAGGTCGCCGATGCGTGCGGCGCCGGCTCGGACTGCGGCAGGTGCAGACGCACCATCATCTCGATCATCAGATCTGCGGCAGCGGAATCAGATTCAGGCAGGAGACGGACGGTATGA
- a CDS encoding SDR family oxidoreductase, protein MSDRHSNIAGARVLVIGASSGIGSALAKAAHARGARVALAARRVQLLSELAEQLDGSAHELDVSDPRAIEQVVDAVAAEFGQLDAVVFTSAVVPFALIEETDVTTWLHAYAVNAVGASHVLRAALPHLADGAVTLVASSHDVGRPRAGVAAYHASKAALDEILRSWRAEHPELAVIRVSVGPTEGTEILRGADRDLLADLYRSWAQEGQIPATMSAVNDVANAMLSLIAISRANPSVVSDIVHLAPRTGTGR, encoded by the coding sequence ATGAGCGATCGACACTCCAACATCGCGGGAGCGCGGGTGCTCGTGATCGGTGCATCGTCGGGCATCGGCTCCGCTCTCGCGAAAGCGGCCCACGCGCGGGGCGCCCGCGTCGCACTCGCCGCCAGACGGGTTCAGCTCCTGTCCGAGCTGGCCGAGCAACTGGACGGCTCCGCCCATGAACTCGACGTGTCCGATCCTCGCGCGATCGAGCAAGTCGTCGACGCGGTGGCAGCCGAGTTCGGTCAGCTCGACGCGGTCGTATTCACCAGTGCCGTGGTGCCGTTCGCGCTCATCGAGGAAACCGACGTCACGACGTGGTTGCACGCGTACGCCGTCAACGCGGTGGGCGCATCGCACGTCCTGCGGGCCGCGCTGCCCCACCTCGCAGACGGCGCGGTGACGCTCGTCGCGTCGAGTCACGATGTCGGCAGGCCACGCGCCGGGGTCGCGGCGTATCACGCGAGCAAAGCCGCGTTGGACGAGATTCTTCGGTCTTGGCGTGCCGAACACCCGGAACTCGCCGTCATCCGCGTCAGCGTCGGCCCCACCGAGGGCACGGAGATCCTTCGTGGAGCCGATCGCGATCTGCTCGCCGATCTGTACCGGTCCTGGGCCCAGGAAGGCCAGATCCCTGCGACGATGTCGGCCGTCAACGACGTGGCCAACGCGATGCTGTCCTTGATCGCCATATCCCGCGCGAATCCGTCGGTGGTCAGCGACATCGTGCATCTGGCACCCCGCACCGGCACCGGCCGATAG
- a CDS encoding SDR family NAD(P)-dependent oxidoreductase, which yields MDLGFEGATAVVTGGSKGMGLAIAETLAAEGAAVAIMARGRQGLDAAAERIRAAGAREALPLSVDMADAGSIAAGFAEVGDAWGRLNVLVHTVGPDAGAFDDLDDDDWHAAFDLGTMAAVRSVRAALPMLRAAEWARIVTLSAHSIQRQSPRLVAYTAAKAALSSFTKNLSKSLGPDGILVNCVCPGTIVTASFTEILKDVLAADGLDSADPHDVMRWVEQTYGHPCDLGRAGLPEEIASATAYLASRRNGYVTGATLNVDGGSDFI from the coding sequence ATGGATCTCGGCTTCGAAGGCGCGACCGCGGTCGTGACCGGCGGCAGTAAGGGCATGGGCCTGGCGATCGCCGAAACGCTGGCCGCCGAAGGCGCAGCGGTGGCCATCATGGCTCGCGGACGACAGGGACTGGACGCGGCGGCCGAACGGATCCGCGCCGCCGGTGCACGCGAGGCGCTCCCCCTGAGTGTCGACATGGCCGACGCCGGGTCGATCGCGGCGGGGTTCGCCGAGGTGGGTGACGCCTGGGGCCGGCTCAACGTGCTCGTGCACACGGTGGGACCGGATGCGGGTGCCTTCGACGACCTCGACGACGACGACTGGCACGCCGCCTTCGATCTGGGCACGATGGCCGCGGTCCGGTCAGTGCGTGCCGCGCTCCCGATGTTGCGTGCCGCCGAATGGGCCCGCATCGTCACGCTGTCGGCGCACTCGATCCAGCGCCAGAGCCCGCGACTCGTCGCCTACACCGCGGCCAAGGCTGCGCTGTCGAGTTTCACCAAGAATCTCTCGAAGAGCCTCGGCCCTGACGGGATACTCGTCAACTGTGTCTGCCCGGGAACCATTGTGACCGCGAGCTTCACCGAGATCCTCAAGGATGTGCTGGCCGCCGACGGCCTGGACTCCGCGGATCCGCATGACGTGATGAGGTGGGTGGAGCAGACCTACGGCCATCCCTGCGACCTTGGCCGGGCCGGGCTTCCCGAGGAAATCGCCTCGGCGACGGCCTATCTGGCCTCGCGGCGCAACGGGTACGTCACCGGCGCCACGCTCAACGTCGACGGCGGCTCGGACTTCATCTGA
- a CDS encoding SDR family oxidoreductase: protein MDDVLGYRGKSVVVTGAASGMGQVTAQILVDLGATVTALDIKPTSVPAARTLQIDLRDPKSIDAVAESIDGPVDGLFSCAGLPGPPFSEWDTILVNFVGARHLAERLVPKMPEGSAISVISSSAAIGWQDHIKTITGLLETDGFEAAVEWLTANEKLWSWSGYAYSKYIIDAWVGWWYPELGRRGIRINCINPGPTETAMMPAFQDLMGKDTVDQAVGPVGRYSTPEEQAWPLVCLGSPRFSYVGGEVLWTDGGWNGAMTMGRHQARWADTAAAEMSKNS from the coding sequence ATGGACGATGTGCTGGGGTACCGAGGCAAGTCGGTCGTCGTGACCGGCGCGGCGTCGGGAATGGGACAGGTGACCGCGCAGATCCTGGTGGATCTCGGTGCGACCGTCACCGCCCTCGACATCAAACCGACGAGCGTCCCCGCCGCCCGGACGCTGCAGATCGACCTGCGCGACCCGAAGAGCATCGACGCCGTCGCGGAGTCCATCGACGGCCCGGTCGACGGGCTGTTCAGCTGTGCGGGGCTGCCAGGTCCGCCGTTCAGCGAATGGGACACGATCCTGGTCAACTTCGTCGGAGCGCGTCATCTGGCCGAGCGGTTGGTGCCGAAGATGCCCGAAGGATCGGCGATCAGCGTCATCTCGTCGTCCGCCGCCATCGGCTGGCAGGACCACATCAAGACCATCACCGGTCTGCTCGAGACCGACGGCTTCGAGGCAGCCGTCGAATGGCTGACCGCGAACGAGAAGCTGTGGTCGTGGAGCGGGTACGCCTACTCGAAGTACATCATCGACGCCTGGGTGGGCTGGTGGTATCCCGAACTCGGCCGCCGCGGCATCCGCATCAACTGCATCAACCCCGGACCCACCGAGACCGCGATGATGCCGGCGTTCCAGGACCTGATGGGCAAGGACACGGTCGATCAGGCGGTCGGACCAGTAGGCCGGTACTCGACTCCCGAGGAACAGGCCTGGCCGCTGGTATGTCTCGGCAGCCCGCGCTTCAGCTATGTCGGCGGTGAGGTGCTGTGGACCGATGGCGGCTGGAACGGCGCCATGACGATGGGCCGGCATCAGGCGCGGTGGGCCGACACGGCGGCCGCGGAGATGTCGAAGAACAGCTGA